One part of the Haliotis asinina isolate JCU_RB_2024 chromosome 2, JCU_Hal_asi_v2, whole genome shotgun sequence genome encodes these proteins:
- the LOC137274541 gene encoding transcription factor AP-4-like isoform X1, whose translation MALYSRSNDRRRIMEEIRLREMDIAAAIGKQRECSPKGHLENEKRVRREIANSNERRRMQSINAGFESLKTLIPHHNGEKLSKAAILQQTSEHISSLETEKTKLLAQNAHLKKILLEVSNERDEYFNESPPPKRKKRDTESSDEGISLGSSIDSSSEESNEDLQREIIELRRQLDRERWLRMMYEERLRSVESQIYPDRIRHIAAHVQASIHIQNEKALKQASVTEVSEDSEKVTIKEEDPKAALESSMSRKNLETIVEAIRHLEGDRILFDERKADEKQPIPNGEESDEKESCMSDQEDTKSDSSGRDSPLRYTQHQLPSAVRSNFSDKYPIATDLLHRPLQAQFYRPGVIVHKS comes from the exons ATGGCACTTTATTCACGGAGTAACGATAGGAGAAGGATTATGGAGGAAATTCGACTGCGGGAGATGGATATTGCAGCCGCAATCGGAAA GCAAAGAGAATGTTCCCCAAAGGGACATTTAGAAAATGAGAAGAGAGTCCGCCGAGAAATAGCAAACAGCAATGAACGTCGCCGAATGCAGAGCATCAATGCCGGTTTTGAGTCCCTCAAAACACTCATTCCCCATCACAACGGTGAAAAACTCAGCAAG GCTGCCATCCTTCAACAAACGTCAGAACATATCAGCAGTCTCGAGACAGAGAAGACCAAACTCCTGGCCCAGAATGCTCATCTGAAGAAAATTCTGCTTGAAGTTTCCAATGAGAGGGATGAGTACTTCAATGAATCTCCACCTCCGAAAAGGAAGAAAAGAGACACAG AATCATCTGATGAAGGAATAAGTTTAGGGAGTTCCATAGACAGTAGCAGCGAAGAATCAAATGAAGACctgcaaagggagataattgaaCTGCGTCGTCAGTTGGACCGAGAACGGTGGCTACGTATGATGTATGAAGAGCGACTAAGATCAGTAGAGAGCCAGATCTACCCAGACCGCATCCGTCACATTGCAGCCCATGTGCAAGCTTCAATTCACATACAAAATGAAAAGGCTTTG AAGCAAGCCAGTGTGACTGAAGTGTCTGAGGATAGTGAGAAAGTTACCATCAAGGAAGAAGATCCCAAAGCTGCCTTGGAATCATCTATGTCACGGAAAAACTTAGAGACAATTGTGGAAGCTATTCGTCATTTGGAAGGTGACAGGATTCTTTTCGATGAGCGGAAAGCAGATGAGAAACAGCCAATACCAAACGGTGAAGAAAGTGATGAGAAGGAAAGTTGTATGAGTGACCAAGAGGATACCAAATCAGACAGTTCAGGTCGGGATTCCCCACTGAGATATACACAACATCAGCTACCGAGTGCAGTTCGGTCAAATTTCAGTGATAAGTACCCCATCGCGACAGACTTGCTGCATCGGCCATTGCAGGCTCAGTTCTACCGACCAGGTGTAATTGTACACAAGTCATGA
- the LOC137274541 gene encoding transcription factor AP-4-like isoform X2 produces the protein MALYSRSNDRRRIMEEIRLREMDIAAAIGKQRECSPKGHLENEKRVRREIANSNERRRMQSINAGFESLKTLIPHHNGEKLSKAAILQQTSEHISSLETEKTKLLAQNAHLKKILLEVSNERDEYFNESPPPKRKKRDTESSDEGISLGSSIDSSSEESNEDLQREIIELRRQLDRERWLRMMYEERLRSVESQIYPDRIRHIAAHVQASIHIQNEKALQASVTEVSEDSEKVTIKEEDPKAALESSMSRKNLETIVEAIRHLEGDRILFDERKADEKQPIPNGEESDEKESCMSDQEDTKSDSSGRDSPLRYTQHQLPSAVRSNFSDKYPIATDLLHRPLQAQFYRPGVIVHKS, from the exons ATGGCACTTTATTCACGGAGTAACGATAGGAGAAGGATTATGGAGGAAATTCGACTGCGGGAGATGGATATTGCAGCCGCAATCGGAAA GCAAAGAGAATGTTCCCCAAAGGGACATTTAGAAAATGAGAAGAGAGTCCGCCGAGAAATAGCAAACAGCAATGAACGTCGCCGAATGCAGAGCATCAATGCCGGTTTTGAGTCCCTCAAAACACTCATTCCCCATCACAACGGTGAAAAACTCAGCAAG GCTGCCATCCTTCAACAAACGTCAGAACATATCAGCAGTCTCGAGACAGAGAAGACCAAACTCCTGGCCCAGAATGCTCATCTGAAGAAAATTCTGCTTGAAGTTTCCAATGAGAGGGATGAGTACTTCAATGAATCTCCACCTCCGAAAAGGAAGAAAAGAGACACAG AATCATCTGATGAAGGAATAAGTTTAGGGAGTTCCATAGACAGTAGCAGCGAAGAATCAAATGAAGACctgcaaagggagataattgaaCTGCGTCGTCAGTTGGACCGAGAACGGTGGCTACGTATGATGTATGAAGAGCGACTAAGATCAGTAGAGAGCCAGATCTACCCAGACCGCATCCGTCACATTGCAGCCCATGTGCAAGCTTCAATTCACATACAAAATGAAAAGGCTTTG CAAGCCAGTGTGACTGAAGTGTCTGAGGATAGTGAGAAAGTTACCATCAAGGAAGAAGATCCCAAAGCTGCCTTGGAATCATCTATGTCACGGAAAAACTTAGAGACAATTGTGGAAGCTATTCGTCATTTGGAAGGTGACAGGATTCTTTTCGATGAGCGGAAAGCAGATGAGAAACAGCCAATACCAAACGGTGAAGAAAGTGATGAGAAGGAAAGTTGTATGAGTGACCAAGAGGATACCAAATCAGACAGTTCAGGTCGGGATTCCCCACTGAGATATACACAACATCAGCTACCGAGTGCAGTTCGGTCAAATTTCAGTGATAAGTACCCCATCGCGACAGACTTGCTGCATCGGCCATTGCAGGCTCAGTTCTACCGACCAGGTGTAATTGTACACAAGTCATGA